One Telluria mixta DNA window includes the following coding sequences:
- the rpsG gene encoding 30S ribosomal protein S7 has translation MPRRREVPKREILPDPKFGNIDLAKFVNVLMLSGKKSVAENIIYGAFDYIQSKSGKDPLEVFATAINNCKPMVEVKSRRVGGANYQVPVEVRPVRRMALSMRWLREAANKRSEKSMQQRLGGELMEAAEGRGGAMKRRDEVHRMAEANKAFSHFRF, from the coding sequence ATGCCACGTCGTCGTGAAGTACCCAAGCGCGAAATTCTGCCGGATCCGAAATTCGGCAACATCGATCTCGCCAAGTTCGTCAACGTCCTGATGTTGTCCGGCAAGAAGTCGGTCGCAGAAAACATCATCTACGGTGCCTTCGACTACATCCAGTCGAAATCGGGCAAGGACCCGCTGGAAGTGTTCGCAACCGCGATCAACAACTGCAAGCCGATGGTCGAGGTGAAGTCCCGCCGCGTCGGTGGCGCCAACTACCAGGTGCCGGTTGAAGTGCGTCCGGTCCGCCGTATGGCCCTGTCTATGCGTTGGTTGCGCGAAGCCGCAAACAAGCGTAGCGAGAAATCCATGCAGCAGCGCCTGGGTGGCGAGCTGATGGAAGCAGCAGAAGGCCGCGGCGGCGCGATGAAGCGTCGTGACGAAGTCCACCGTATGGCTGAAGCGAACAAGGCGTTCTCGCACTTCCGCTTCTAA
- the rpsJ gene encoding 30S ribosomal protein S10, whose amino-acid sequence MSAPNQKIRIRLKAFDYKLIDQSALEIVDTAKRTGAVVKGPVPLPTRIQRFDVLRSPHVNKTSRDQFEIRTHQRLMDIVDPTDKTVDALMKLDLPAGVDVEIKLQ is encoded by the coding sequence ATGTCCGCTCCGAATCAGAAAATCCGTATCCGCCTGAAAGCGTTCGACTACAAGCTGATCGACCAGTCCGCTCTGGAAATCGTCGACACCGCCAAGCGCACCGGCGCAGTCGTCAAGGGCCCGGTTCCGCTGCCGACCCGCATCCAGCGTTTCGACGTGCTGCGTTCCCCGCACGTCAACAAGACCTCGCGCGACCAGTTCGAAATCCGTACGCACCAGCGTCTGATGGACATCGTGGACCCGACCGACAAGACCGTCGACGCGCTGATGAAGCTGGACCTGCCGGCTGGCGTTGACGTCGAAATCAAGCTGCAGTAA
- a CDS encoding LacI family DNA-binding transcriptional regulator, which translates to MATMKQVAARAGVSISTVSHVINNTRVVSDDVRQRVLGIIDEMRYIPSAVARSLKNDKTHTIGVLVPNSSNPYFAELIRWIEDAAFGLGYNIILCNAHGGAQKQTAYLRLLMEKRIDGLVLVASGADDEQDLLLRHETVPIVQLERALPGLDADLVLAGQEEGGYQATRHLIELGHRDIACVSGPADLPRTRERVGGFMRAMAEAGLTVAPDRIVHEEFTSAGGHAAFTRLLGREQRPTAVFVTSDLMALGGLCAAGAAGVRVPAQLSVVGYDDIAGAGYALPPLTTVAPPKRDMAELAIELLIDRIRGEHAPLRRTALASTLVVRASTAPPQ; encoded by the coding sequence ATGGCGACCATGAAACAGGTAGCGGCGCGTGCCGGGGTGTCGATCTCCACGGTGTCGCACGTGATCAACAACACGCGCGTCGTCAGCGACGACGTGCGCCAGCGCGTGCTCGGCATCATCGACGAGATGCGCTACATCCCCAGTGCCGTCGCCCGCAGCCTCAAGAACGACAAGACCCACACCATCGGCGTGCTCGTGCCGAACTCGTCCAATCCATACTTCGCCGAACTGATCCGCTGGATCGAGGACGCGGCATTCGGGCTCGGCTACAACATCATCCTGTGCAACGCGCACGGCGGCGCGCAAAAGCAGACGGCCTATCTGCGCCTGCTGATGGAAAAGCGCATCGATGGCCTGGTCCTCGTCGCCAGCGGCGCCGACGACGAACAGGATCTGTTGCTGCGCCACGAAACCGTCCCGATCGTCCAGCTGGAACGGGCGCTGCCCGGGCTCGATGCGGACCTGGTCCTGGCCGGCCAGGAAGAGGGCGGATATCAGGCGACGCGTCACCTGATCGAACTGGGACACCGGGACATCGCCTGCGTGTCCGGCCCGGCCGACCTGCCGCGCACGCGCGAACGCGTCGGCGGCTTCATGCGCGCGATGGCCGAGGCCGGTTTGACCGTCGCGCCGGACCGGATCGTGCACGAGGAATTCACGAGCGCCGGCGGCCACGCGGCCTTTACGCGCCTGCTGGGGCGGGAGCAGCGGCCGACGGCCGTGTTCGTCACAAGCGACCTGATGGCGCTGGGCGGCCTGTGCGCCGCCGGTGCGGCCGGGGTGCGCGTGCCGGCGCAATTGTCCGTGGTCGGCTATGACGACATCGCCGGCGCCGGCTATGCGCTGCCGCCGCTGACGACGGTGGCGCCGCCCAAGCGCGACATGGCGGAGCTCGCCATCGAACTGCTGATCGACCGCATCCGCGGCGAGCATGCGCCGCTGCGCCGCACGGCGCTGGCCAGCACGCTGGTCGTGCGGGCGTCGACGGCGCCGCCGCAATGA
- a CDS encoding mechanosensitive ion channel family protein — protein sequence MNVVFFNNTTLAWLTALGIAAGVALALYIAKRLGVHHMRKLAERTETRLDDIVVEALDGTRLLAIVIMGLFAGSKFLILPPEVHLFATRVAIVTGLIQAAVWGHRALRAWLTDYYQNRAGDPARATSAAAVGFIAQTVLWTVLLLMVLDNLGVNITTLVASLGIGGIAVALAVQNILGDLFASLSIVLDKPFVVGDFIIVDKYLGTVEYVGLKTTRLRSLGGEQLVFSNADLLKSRLQNMTRMSRRRAAFTVAVAYDTPTDKLRLIPPLLTEIVQAHEGVTFERAHFAGMVAPALNFDVVYWVETADFNRYMDIQQEIYLQLMDRFAALEIEFAFPTQRLHLHDAREATPAAPAAT from the coding sequence ATGAATGTAGTGTTCTTCAATAACACGACCCTGGCATGGCTGACGGCCCTCGGCATCGCGGCCGGCGTCGCGCTGGCCCTGTATATCGCCAAGCGGCTGGGCGTGCACCACATGCGCAAGCTGGCCGAGCGCACGGAGACGCGCCTGGACGACATCGTCGTCGAAGCGCTCGACGGCACGCGGCTGCTGGCCATCGTCATCATGGGCCTGTTCGCCGGCAGCAAGTTTCTCATCCTGCCGCCGGAAGTGCACCTGTTCGCGACGCGGGTCGCCATCGTCACCGGCCTGATCCAGGCCGCCGTCTGGGGCCACCGCGCGCTGCGCGCCTGGCTGACGGATTATTACCAGAACCGCGCCGGCGATCCGGCGCGCGCCACGTCGGCGGCGGCCGTCGGCTTCATCGCGCAGACCGTGCTGTGGACCGTGCTGCTGCTGATGGTGCTGGACAATCTGGGCGTTAACATCACGACCCTCGTCGCCTCGCTGGGGATCGGCGGTATCGCGGTGGCACTGGCCGTCCAGAACATCCTGGGCGATCTGTTCGCGTCGCTGTCCATCGTGCTCGACAAGCCCTTCGTCGTCGGCGACTTCATCATCGTCGACAAATACCTGGGCACCGTGGAATACGTGGGCTTGAAAACGACCCGGCTGCGCAGCCTGGGCGGCGAGCAGCTCGTGTTCTCGAACGCGGATTTGCTGAAGAGCCGCCTGCAGAACATGACGCGCATGAGCCGGCGCCGCGCCGCCTTCACGGTCGCCGTCGCGTACGACACGCCGACGGACAAGCTGCGCCTCATTCCTCCGCTGCTGACGGAGATCGTCCAGGCGCACGAAGGGGTGACGTTCGAGCGCGCGCACTTCGCCGGCATGGTCGCGCCCGCGCTGAATTTCGACGTCGTGTACTGGGTGGAAACGGCGGATTTCAACCGCTACATGGATATCCAGCAGGAGATTTATCTGCAGCTGATGGACCGTTTTGCGGCACTGGAGATCGAGTTCGCGTTTCCGACGCAGCGACTGCACCTGCACGATGCGCGCGAGGCGACACCGGCCGCGCCGGCGGCCACCTGA
- the fusA gene encoding elongation factor G → MARTTPIERYRNIGISAHIDAGKTTTTERILFYTGVNHKIGEVHDGAATMDWMEQEQERGITITSAATTCFWKGMANNFEPHRFNIIDTPGHVDFTIEVERSMRVLDGACMVYCAVGGVQPQSETVWRQANKYKVPRLAFVNKMDRTGANFFKVYEQMRARLKANPIPLQIPIGAEDNFKGVVDLVKMQAIYWDDASQGMKFDYREIPAELVDQANEWREKLVETAAEASEDLMNKYLEEGELTEAEIKQALRQRTIASEIVPMMCGTAFKNKGVQAMLDAVIEYLPSPVDIPPVSGTDEDDQPVTRTASDDEKFAALAFKIMTDPFVGQLIFFRVYSGVIKSGDTVFNPIKSKKERVGRILQMHANQREEIKEVRAGDIAAAVGLKEATTGETLCDPAAPIILEKMVFPEPVIQQAVEPKTKADQEKMGLALNRLAQEDPSFRVRTDEESGQTIIGGMGELHLEIIVDRMKREFGVEATVGKPQVAYRETIRKSVSDVEGKFVKQSGGRGQYGHAVLSIEPQEPGKGFEFIDAIKGGVIPREFIPAVEKGVRETLSSGVMAGYPVVDVKVTLTFGSYHDVDSNENAFRMAGSMAFKEGCRRANPVILEPMMAVEVETPEDYAGTVMGDLSSRRGMVQGMDEIPGGGGKIIKAEVPLSEMFGYSTVLRSATQGRATYTMEFKHYAEAPKHVMDAIVTAKAK, encoded by the coding sequence ATGGCACGCACTACCCCTATTGAGCGCTACCGTAACATCGGTATCTCCGCTCACATCGACGCCGGTAAGACGACGACCACCGAGCGCATCCTGTTCTACACCGGTGTGAACCACAAGATCGGTGAAGTGCACGACGGTGCAGCTACCATGGACTGGATGGAGCAGGAGCAAGAGCGCGGCATCACCATTACCTCGGCAGCGACGACCTGCTTCTGGAAGGGTATGGCGAACAATTTCGAGCCGCACCGCTTCAACATCATCGACACCCCGGGCCACGTCGACTTCACCATCGAGGTGGAGCGTTCGATGCGCGTCCTGGACGGCGCCTGCATGGTCTACTGTGCAGTCGGCGGCGTGCAGCCGCAGTCGGAAACCGTGTGGCGTCAGGCTAACAAGTACAAAGTCCCGCGTCTGGCGTTCGTCAACAAGATGGACCGTACCGGTGCGAACTTCTTCAAGGTGTACGAGCAGATGCGCGCCCGCCTGAAGGCCAACCCGATCCCGCTGCAGATCCCGATCGGCGCCGAAGACAACTTCAAGGGCGTGGTCGACCTCGTCAAGATGCAAGCGATCTACTGGGACGACGCGTCGCAGGGCATGAAGTTCGACTACCGCGAGATCCCGGCCGAGCTGGTCGATCAAGCCAACGAATGGCGCGAAAAACTGGTCGAGACCGCTGCTGAAGCGTCGGAAGACCTGATGAACAAGTACCTCGAAGAGGGCGAGCTGACCGAAGCCGAGATCAAGCAGGCACTGCGCCAGCGTACGATCGCTTCGGAAATCGTCCCGATGATGTGCGGCACCGCCTTCAAGAACAAGGGCGTGCAGGCCATGCTGGACGCGGTCATCGAGTACCTGCCGTCGCCGGTCGACATTCCGCCGGTCAGCGGTACCGACGAGGACGACCAGCCGGTCACCCGTACGGCATCGGACGACGAGAAATTCGCTGCGCTGGCATTCAAGATCATGACCGACCCGTTCGTCGGCCAGCTGATCTTCTTCCGCGTGTACTCGGGCGTCATCAAGTCGGGCGACACCGTGTTCAACCCGATCAAGAGCAAGAAAGAGCGCGTCGGCCGTATTCTGCAGATGCACGCGAACCAGCGCGAAGAGATCAAGGAAGTCCGCGCCGGCGACATCGCCGCTGCTGTCGGCCTGAAAGAAGCGACGACCGGTGAAACGCTGTGCGACCCGGCTGCCCCGATCATCCTGGAAAAGATGGTGTTCCCGGAGCCGGTGATCCAGCAGGCCGTCGAGCCGAAGACCAAGGCCGACCAGGAAAAGATGGGCCTGGCACTGAACCGTCTGGCTCAGGAAGACCCGTCGTTCCGCGTGCGCACCGACGAAGAATCGGGCCAGACCATCATCGGTGGTATGGGCGAGCTGCACCTGGAGATCATCGTCGACCGTATGAAGCGTGAATTCGGCGTGGAAGCGACCGTCGGCAAGCCGCAGGTGGCTTACCGCGAAACGATCCGCAAGTCGGTCAGCGACGTCGAAGGCAAGTTCGTCAAGCAGTCGGGTGGTCGTGGTCAGTACGGTCACGCCGTGCTGTCGATCGAGCCGCAGGAACCGGGCAAGGGCTTCGAGTTCATCGACGCGATCAAGGGTGGTGTGATTCCGCGTGAATTCATCCCGGCGGTCGAAAAAGGTGTGCGCGAGACGCTGTCGAGCGGCGTGATGGCCGGCTATCCGGTGGTCGACGTGAAAGTCACGCTGACCTTCGGTTCGTACCACGACGTGGACTCGAACGAAAACGCGTTCCGCATGGCTGGTTCGATGGCATTCAAGGAAGGCTGCCGTCGCGCCAACCCGGTCATCCTCGAGCCGATGATGGCCGTGGAAGTGGAAACGCCGGAAGACTACGCCGGTACGGTGATGGGCGACCTGTCGTCCCGCCGCGGCATGGTGCAGGGCATGGACGAGATCCCGGGTGGCGGCGGCAAGATCATCAAGGCCGAAGTCCCGCTGTCGGAAATGTTCGGTTACTCGACCGTGCTGCGTTCGGCAACCCAGGGTCGTGCGACCTACACGATGGAATTCAAGCACTATGCTGAAGCACCGAAGCATGTGATGGACGCCATCGTTACGGCAAAAGCCAAGTAA
- a CDS encoding GNAT family N-acetyltransferase encodes MIDTARLRLRQWRDTDLEPFARMNADARVMEHFPAPLDRAASDTLAARLRAEIAERGYGLWAVELRHTGEFIGFTGLRSPAVPLPIGPCVEIGWRLAVGHWGRGHASEAARAALAYGFATLGLDEIVSFTALPNVRSQAVMQRIGMTHRGEMFEHPSVAPGHPLRPHCLYRLTRRQWKAGQAE; translated from the coding sequence GTGATCGACACCGCACGCCTGCGCCTGCGCCAGTGGCGCGACACCGACCTGGAACCGTTCGCGCGCATGAATGCGGATGCCCGCGTGATGGAACATTTTCCCGCGCCGCTAGACCGTGCCGCCAGCGACACGCTCGCCGCCAGGCTGCGCGCCGAGATCGCAGAACGGGGCTATGGGTTATGGGCCGTCGAACTGCGGCACACGGGCGAATTCATCGGCTTCACCGGCCTGCGCAGCCCGGCCGTGCCCTTGCCGATCGGCCCGTGCGTGGAGATCGGCTGGCGCCTCGCCGTCGGCCACTGGGGTCGGGGCCACGCGTCGGAAGCGGCGCGGGCGGCGCTCGCGTATGGATTCGCCACGCTGGGCCTCGACGAGATCGTGTCGTTCACCGCGCTGCCGAACGTGCGCTCGCAGGCCGTCATGCAGCGCATCGGCATGACGCATCGGGGCGAAATGTTCGAGCACCCCAGCGTCGCGCCGGGGCACCCTTTGCGGCCTCATTGCCTGTACCGGCTCACGCGCCGGCAGTGGAAAGCCGGGCAGGCCGAATAG
- a CDS encoding 8-oxoguanine deaminase: MSKTLLIKHARVLVTMDAQRREIEDGAIFIRGNVIEHVGTTDDLPRDADEVIDARGHVVIPGLVNTHHHMYQSLTRVIPAAQDGELFNWLTNLYPVWANLTGEMVHVSTLTAMAELILSGCTTSSDHLYIYPNDCRLDDSIEAAHTIGMRFHASRGAMSVGRSKGGLPPDSVVEDEAAILKDTQRLIETYHDASRHAMQRIVVAPCSPFSVSRDLMKEAALLARSHGVSLHTHLAENVNDIAYSREKFNMTPAEYAEDCGWVGHDVWHAHCVQLDDAGIRLFARTGTGVAHCPCSNMRLASGIAPVRKMVDAGVPVGLGVDGSASNDGAHMLGEVRQAMLLQRVGFGPDAMTARQALELATLGGAKVLNRDDIGSIAPGMSADIVMFKLDGVGFAGALHDPVAALVFCTPANVNHSVINGKVVVKDGVLRTVDLPVVLERHNRLAEELALKAA; encoded by the coding sequence ATGAGCAAAACTCTCCTGATCAAACATGCGCGCGTCCTCGTCACGATGGACGCGCAACGCCGCGAAATCGAAGACGGCGCTATTTTCATCCGCGGCAACGTGATCGAGCACGTGGGCACGACGGACGACCTGCCGCGCGATGCCGACGAAGTGATCGACGCGCGTGGCCACGTCGTCATCCCCGGCCTCGTCAACACGCACCATCACATGTACCAGAGCCTCACGCGCGTCATCCCGGCCGCGCAGGACGGCGAGCTGTTCAACTGGCTGACGAACCTGTACCCCGTGTGGGCGAACCTGACGGGCGAGATGGTCCACGTGTCGACGCTCACCGCGATGGCGGAACTGATCCTGTCCGGCTGCACGACGAGCAGCGACCACCTGTACATCTACCCGAACGATTGCCGCCTCGACGACAGCATCGAAGCGGCGCACACCATCGGCATGCGCTTCCACGCGTCGCGCGGCGCGATGAGCGTGGGGCGCTCGAAAGGCGGCCTGCCGCCGGACAGCGTCGTGGAAGACGAAGCGGCGATCCTGAAGGACACGCAACGCCTGATCGAGACCTACCACGACGCCTCGCGCCACGCGATGCAGCGGATCGTCGTGGCGCCCTGCTCGCCGTTCTCCGTGTCGCGCGACCTGATGAAGGAAGCGGCGCTGCTGGCGCGCAGCCACGGCGTGTCGCTGCACACGCACCTCGCGGAAAACGTCAACGACATCGCCTACAGCCGCGAGAAATTCAACATGACGCCGGCCGAATATGCGGAAGACTGCGGGTGGGTCGGCCACGACGTGTGGCACGCGCACTGCGTGCAGCTGGACGACGCGGGCATCCGCCTGTTCGCACGGACGGGCACCGGCGTCGCGCACTGCCCGTGCTCGAACATGCGCCTCGCGTCCGGCATCGCACCGGTGCGCAAGATGGTCGATGCGGGCGTGCCCGTGGGCCTCGGCGTGGACGGCAGTGCGTCGAACGACGGCGCGCACATGCTGGGCGAGGTGCGCCAGGCGATGCTGCTGCAGCGCGTGGGCTTCGGCCCGGATGCGATGACGGCGCGCCAGGCGCTGGAACTCGCCACGCTGGGCGGCGCGAAGGTGCTCAATCGCGACGACATCGGCAGCATCGCGCCGGGCATGTCGGCGGATATCGTCATGTTCAAGCTGGATGGCGTCGGCTTCGCGGGGGCGCTGCACGATCCGGTGGCCGCGCTCGTGTTCTGCACGCCGGCCAACGTGAATCACAGCGTCATCAACGGCAAGGTCGTCGTGAAGGATGGCGTGTTGCGGACGGTGGATCTGCCGGTCGTGCTGGAGCGGCATAACCGGCTGGCCGAGGAACTGGCGCTGAAAGCCGCCTGA
- a CDS encoding nucleobase:cation symporter-2 family protein, with protein MNNLLYKVDDRPPLITTTLLAAQHMLAALGGIIAVPLVVGAILKLPADQIVALVNAALLGSGIVTIIQCKGIGPVGIRLPCVMGTSFAFVGAAISIGFEHGVAGILGSSLAGSVVMIVGSFFMPQIRKLFPHQVTAVVVTMIGLSLVPVAVDWAAGGKAPGANYGAPENLGIALFVLAIVVALVQFGKGIISASAIVIGIAIGYAVCLGLGLVDFSSVQKAAVFALPQPLHFGMSFPPSGIFAMGLAYVVTMVETTGTFMALGAATETKMRGTLLKRGVLCDGVGSAFASTLGAPPMSTFAQNVGVISLTGVASRHVVALTGVMLALAGLFPVLGAVVVTIPQPVLGGAGLMMFAMILTAGVQMLGKVEHDKRTGLIIAVSIGCGLAVSVRPELLAKLPPFVNEIFGSGISTGAIMAVLLNLVLPNRPVEVHDDEEDVPQPLLVKDLEAI; from the coding sequence ATGAATAATCTGCTGTACAAGGTCGACGACCGCCCCCCTCTCATCACCACGACCCTCCTCGCCGCCCAGCACATGCTTGCCGCCCTCGGCGGCATCATCGCCGTGCCGCTCGTCGTCGGCGCGATCCTCAAATTGCCCGCGGACCAGATCGTCGCACTCGTCAACGCGGCGCTGCTGGGCTCGGGCATCGTCACGATCATCCAGTGCAAGGGCATCGGCCCGGTCGGCATCCGCCTCCCGTGCGTGATGGGCACCAGCTTCGCCTTCGTCGGCGCGGCCATCAGCATCGGTTTCGAGCATGGCGTGGCGGGCATCCTCGGCTCGTCGCTCGCCGGCTCCGTCGTCATGATCGTCGGCAGTTTCTTCATGCCGCAGATCCGCAAGCTGTTCCCGCACCAGGTGACGGCCGTCGTCGTGACGATGATCGGCCTGTCGCTCGTCCCCGTCGCCGTCGACTGGGCCGCGGGGGGCAAGGCGCCTGGCGCGAACTATGGCGCGCCCGAGAACCTGGGCATCGCGCTGTTCGTGCTGGCGATCGTCGTGGCGCTCGTGCAGTTCGGCAAGGGCATCATCTCCGCCTCCGCCATCGTGATCGGCATCGCGATCGGCTACGCCGTCTGCCTGGGCCTGGGCCTCGTCGACTTCTCGAGCGTGCAGAAGGCCGCCGTGTTCGCGCTGCCGCAGCCGCTGCACTTCGGCATGAGCTTCCCGCCGAGCGGCATCTTCGCGATGGGCCTCGCCTACGTCGTGACGATGGTCGAAACGACCGGCACGTTCATGGCGCTGGGCGCCGCGACGGAAACGAAGATGCGCGGCACGCTGCTCAAGCGCGGCGTGCTGTGCGATGGCGTCGGTTCCGCGTTCGCGTCGACCCTGGGCGCGCCGCCGATGTCGACGTTCGCGCAGAACGTGGGCGTCATCTCGCTGACCGGCGTCGCGAGCCGCCACGTCGTCGCCCTCACCGGCGTGATGCTGGCGCTGGCCGGCCTGTTCCCGGTGCTGGGCGCCGTCGTCGTCACGATCCCGCAGCCCGTGCTGGGCGGCGCCGGCCTCATGATGTTCGCGATGATCCTCACGGCCGGCGTGCAGATGCTGGGCAAGGTCGAGCACGACAAGCGCACGGGCCTCATCATCGCCGTCTCGATCGGTTGCGGCCTCGCCGTCAGCGTGCGTCCCGAACTGCTGGCCAAGCTGCCGCCGTTCGTGAACGAGATCTTCGGCTCGGGGATCAGCACGGGCGCCATCATGGCCGTCCTGCTGAACCTGGTGCTGCCGAACCGTCCCGTGGAAGTCCACGACGACGAAGAAGACGTCCCGCAGCCCCTGCTGGTGAAAGACCTGGAGGCGATCTGA
- the tuf gene encoding elongation factor Tu: MAKGKFERTKPHVNVGTIGHVDHGKTTLTAAIATVLSKKFGGEAKAYDQIDAAPEEKARGITINTAHVEYETANRHYAHVDCPGHADYIKNMITGAAQMDGAILVCSAADGPMPQTREHILLARQVGVPYIIVFLNKCDLVDDAELLELVEMEVRELLSKYEFPGDDLPIIKGSARMALEGQQGEMGEDCIIRLAEALDTYIPTPERAVDGAFLMPVEDVFSISGRGTVVTGRVERGIIKVGEEIEIVGIVDTVKTTCTGVEMFRKLLDQGQAGDNVGLLLRGTKREDVQRGQVLAKPGSIKPHTDFTGEVYVLSKDEGGRHTPFFNNYRPQFYFRTTDVTGSIVLPADKEMVMPGDNVSITVKLIAPIAMEEGLRFAIREGGRTVGAGVVAKIIA, from the coding sequence ATGGCAAAAGGTAAATTCGAACGGACCAAGCCGCACGTGAACGTCGGCACCATCGGTCACGTTGACCACGGCAAAACCACCCTGACGGCTGCAATCGCAACCGTTCTGTCGAAGAAATTCGGCGGCGAAGCCAAGGCCTACGACCAGATCGACGCGGCTCCGGAAGAAAAAGCACGCGGCATCACCATCAACACCGCGCACGTCGAGTACGAAACGGCCAACCGCCACTACGCACACGTCGACTGCCCGGGCCACGCCGACTACATCAAGAACATGATCACCGGTGCTGCCCAGATGGACGGCGCGATCCTGGTGTGCTCCGCCGCTGACGGCCCGATGCCGCAGACCCGCGAACACATCCTGCTGGCTCGCCAGGTGGGTGTTCCGTACATCATCGTGTTCCTGAACAAGTGCGACCTGGTCGACGACGCAGAACTGCTGGAACTGGTCGAAATGGAGGTGCGTGAGCTCCTGTCGAAGTACGAGTTCCCGGGCGACGACCTGCCGATCATCAAGGGTTCGGCTCGTATGGCGCTGGAAGGCCAGCAGGGCGAAATGGGCGAAGACTGCATCATCCGCCTGGCTGAAGCCCTGGACACCTACATCCCGACCCCGGAACGTGCCGTCGACGGCGCCTTCCTGATGCCGGTGGAAGACGTGTTCTCGATCTCGGGCCGCGGTACCGTGGTGACCGGTCGTGTCGAGCGCGGCATCATCAAGGTCGGCGAAGAGATCGAAATCGTCGGTATCGTCGATACCGTGAAGACGACCTGCACCGGCGTGGAAATGTTCCGCAAGCTGCTGGACCAGGGTCAAGCTGGCGACAACGTCGGCCTGCTGCTGCGCGGCACGAAGCGTGAAGACGTCCAGCGTGGCCAGGTCCTGGCCAAGCCGGGTTCGATCAAGCCGCACACCGACTTCACGGGCGAAGTGTACGTGCTGTCGAAGGACGAAGGCGGTCGTCACACCCCGTTCTTCAACAACTACCGTCCGCAGTTCTACTTCCGTACGACTGACGTGACCGGCTCGATCGTTCTGCCGGCCGACAAAGAGATGGTCATGCCGGGCGACAACGTGTCGATCACCGTCAAGCTGATCGCTCCGATCGCGATGGAAGAAGGTCTGCGCTTCGCAATCCGCGAAGGCGGCCGTACCGTCGGCGCCGGCGTGGTTGCCAAGATCATCGCCTAA
- the rplC gene encoding 50S ribosomal protein L3, translating to MSLGLLGRKVGMMRIFTDDGDSIPVTVLDVSNNRVAQIKTPETDGYAAVQVVFGQRRASRVNKAAAGHYAKAGVEAGTMLKEFRVEAAQAAGFKTGDAVNVSMFEVGQKIDVQGTSIGKGYAGTIKRYNFSSGRATHGNSRSHNVPGSIGMAQDPGRVFPGKRMTGHMGDVTVTTQNLEIARIDAERQLLLVKGAVPGAKNGQVIVKPAVKVKAKKGA from the coding sequence ATGAGCCTGGGCCTTCTCGGTCGCAAGGTTGGCATGATGCGCATCTTCACGGACGACGGCGATTCGATTCCCGTCACCGTGCTGGACGTGTCGAACAACCGTGTTGCGCAAATCAAAACTCCTGAAACTGATGGTTATGCCGCAGTTCAGGTCGTCTTCGGTCAACGTCGCGCCTCGCGCGTGAACAAGGCCGCTGCCGGTCACTACGCCAAAGCTGGCGTCGAAGCTGGCACGATGCTGAAGGAATTCCGCGTCGAAGCCGCTCAAGCCGCTGGTTTCAAGACTGGCGACGCAGTCAATGTCTCGATGTTCGAAGTGGGCCAGAAAATCGACGTGCAAGGCACCTCGATCGGTAAGGGCTACGCCGGTACCATCAAGCGTTACAACTTCTCGTCGGGCCGCGCCACCCACGGTAACTCGCGTTCGCACAACGTGCCGGGTTCCATCGGTATGGCACAGGATCCGGGCCGCGTGTTCCCGGGTAAGCGCATGACCGGTCACATGGGTGACGTCACTGTCACGACCCAGAACCTGGAAATCGCCCGTATCGACGCCGAGCGTCAACTGCTGCTGGTTAAAGGTGCCGTTCCTGGCGCCAAGAACGGTCAAGTGATCGTCAAGCCGGCAGTCAAAGTCAAAGCCAAGAAAGGAGCGTAA
- the rpsL gene encoding 30S ribosomal protein S12: MPTINQLIRKPREAAVVKSKSPALENCPQKRGVCTRVYTTTPKKPNSALRKVAKVRLTNGFEVISYIGGEGHNLQEHSVVLIRGGRVKDLPGVRYHMVRGALDTQGVKDRKQARSKYGAKRAKAAKK, from the coding sequence ATGCCAACCATCAATCAACTGATTCGCAAGCCGCGTGAAGCCGCGGTTGTGAAGAGCAAGTCGCCGGCACTGGAAAACTGCCCGCAAAAGCGTGGTGTCTGCACCCGTGTCTACACGACGACCCCGAAGAAGCCGAACTCGGCACTGCGTAAAGTCGCCAAAGTCCGCCTGACCAACGGTTTCGAAGTCATTTCGTACATCGGCGGTGAAGGCCACAACCTGCAGGAACACTCGGTCGTGCTGATCCGCGGCGGTCGTGTGAAAGACTTGCCGGGTGTGCGTTACCACATGGTCCGCGGTGCACTGGATACCCAGGGCGTGAAAGACCGTAAGCAGGCCCGTTCGAAGTACGGTGCCAAGCGTGCCAAGGCTGCCAAGAAGTAA